Proteins from one Anaerobranca californiensis DSM 14826 genomic window:
- a CDS encoding DMT family transporter: MIFITIIWGTTFAVLKTALESLSPFSLIAVRFTMATLLGFLIFWKEIKGINKGEIKGGIILGLLLAGGLIFQITGLKYTTAAKGAFLTGLAVIFVPFFDSLVGIKVKRKTIFAVFFAILGTALLSFERDLPYGINYGDFLVLLCALCFAGYIFVLDKIANKGNTYCYTVVQVVVVGVIGWVLALIFDGPPKIGNFTVVLELFYLALFATILSTVLQTIGQKKVSGQRAAIIFTLEPVFGAIFAYLLIGERLTLQQLIGSIVIFTAILYNEVNGELLKLIKKGVFSDR, from the coding sequence TTGATTTTTATTACAATAATTTGGGGAACGACTTTTGCTGTGCTGAAAACAGCTTTAGAGAGCTTATCTCCCTTTTCTTTAATTGCCGTCCGATTTACCATGGCTACCCTTTTAGGTTTTTTAATTTTTTGGAAGGAAATAAAGGGGATAAACAAAGGGGAAATTAAAGGTGGTATAATATTAGGACTTCTTTTAGCTGGTGGGCTGATTTTTCAAATTACCGGTTTAAAATACACAACTGCTGCAAAGGGTGCTTTTTTGACAGGTTTAGCAGTGATTTTCGTTCCTTTTTTCGATAGTTTAGTTGGAATTAAAGTTAAAAGGAAAACAATCTTTGCAGTATTTTTTGCCATCTTAGGTACAGCTTTGTTGAGTTTTGAACGGGATTTACCCTATGGTATAAATTATGGAGATTTTTTAGTTCTTTTGTGTGCATTATGTTTTGCCGGCTATATTTTTGTGTTAGATAAAATCGCCAATAAAGGAAATACTTATTGTTATACAGTTGTACAAGTTGTGGTGGTAGGTGTTATTGGCTGGGTTTTAGCTTTGATTTTTGACGGGCCTCCTAAAATAGGTAATTTTACAGTAGTTTTAGAACTATTTTATTTAGCTTTGTTTGCCACCATATTAAGTACTGTACTGCAAACTATTGGGCAAAAAAAGGTAAGTGGACAGCGGGCTGCCATCATCTTTACTTTAGAACCGGTATTTGGGGCAATTTTTGCTTACCTTTTGATTGGGGAGAGGTTAACTTTACAGCAGTTAATAGGTAGTATTGTAATTTTTACTGCAATTTTGTACAATGAAGTTAATGGTGAGCTGCTGAAATTAATAAAAAAAGGTGTTTTTTCTGACCGGTGA
- a CDS encoding HDIG domain-containing metalloprotein, translated as MKKLIKSKVNLKTNSYLEEYQECISDLIDHEMVKSMVNFIQHGDTNCLEHSLEVSYISFLVCKKLGFDSRAAARGGLLHDFFLYDWHKEKPYNGLHGFVHPNIALDNANKYFKLNDKEKDIIKKHMWPLTIKLPKYKETFVVVFVDKYCAVLESVQYFKSLYQLYIKKEPV; from the coding sequence ATGAAAAAGTTGATAAAATCAAAGGTGAACTTAAAAACAAATTCTTATCTTGAAGAATATCAAGAATGTATTAGTGATTTAATAGATCATGAAATGGTGAAATCGATGGTCAACTTTATCCAGCATGGTGATACAAACTGCCTAGAACATAGTTTAGAAGTGTCCTATATTAGTTTTTTAGTATGTAAGAAATTAGGTTTTGATTCCCGTGCTGCAGCTAGGGGTGGATTGCTCCACGACTTTTTCCTCTATGATTGGCATAAAGAAAAACCCTATAATGGACTTCATGGATTTGTCCATCCTAATATCGCATTAGATAATGCAAACAAATACTTTAAATTAAATGACAAAGAAAAAGATATCATAAAAAAACATATGTGGCCTTTAACAATTAAATTGCCAAAGTACAAGGAAACCTTTGTTGTAGTATTTGTAGATAAATATTGTGCAGTTTTAGAAAGTGTTCAGTATTTCAAGTCACTTTATCAGTTATACATTAAAAAGGAGCCTGTATAG
- a CDS encoding putative ABC transporter permease, producing the protein MGWFSHYLLLFTVYSFLGWVLETVFASVKKGRFINRGFLNGFFCPIYGFGAISILYCSRWISSNFTDPLISLLLSVFFATVLVTILEFITGFALEKLFNSKWWDYSDNYLNLMGYVCLKYSLLWGILAYLLIKVVHPIISQALLSLPLSMKDYIAIFILLYFLIDTTVSVIAVLDLRKVIVNYSKTSLNKYSEKIIRYKRFFMAFPKLLNINSGILNRDVRSILNEKVDKIKGELKNKFLS; encoded by the coding sequence ATGGGCTGGTTTTCCCATTATCTATTATTATTTACAGTATACTCATTTTTGGGATGGGTATTGGAAACGGTATTTGCCAGTGTAAAAAAAGGAAGGTTTATCAATAGAGGTTTTTTAAATGGTTTTTTTTGCCCTATCTATGGTTTTGGTGCTATATCCATCCTATATTGTTCAAGATGGATTAGCAGCAATTTTACTGATCCTTTAATATCTTTATTATTAAGTGTATTTTTTGCCACTGTTTTAGTAACAATTTTAGAATTTATTACTGGCTTTGCCCTAGAAAAATTGTTCAATAGTAAGTGGTGGGATTATAGTGATAATTACTTAAATCTTATGGGATATGTCTGTTTAAAGTACTCCCTTTTATGGGGGATTTTAGCGTATCTTTTGATTAAGGTAGTACATCCTATTATTTCACAAGCCCTTCTTTCTTTACCATTGTCAATGAAAGATTACATTGCCATCTTTATTTTGCTATATTTTTTAATTGATACAACAGTTTCAGTAATTGCTGTACTAGATTTAAGGAAAGTAATAGTAAACTATTCTAAAACTTCTTTAAATAAATATTCTGAAAAAATTATCAGGTATAAAAGGTTTTTTATGGCATTTCCTAAATTATTAAACATAAATTCAGGGATACTAAATCGTGATGTAAGGAGTATTTTAAATGAAAAAGTTGATAAAATCAAAGGTGAACTTAAAAACAAATTCTTATCTTGA
- a CDS encoding TetR/AcrR family transcriptional regulator, whose amino-acid sequence MTIENDKLNQSEKILLAAFKCLSSRGYANVSMRDIADEAGVVLSQLTYYFKNKEGLFKEVVKMMTNKYLQEIEESLKREKTPKGRILSLTKYFKKLLNHNPELFKLLYDFTGLALWSPAFSKLLRELFKELSNMIEKYIINNLQIKEIKGYSPKALSKLILGAVLGTAIQEILDNGDNPGETLNAVGILFE is encoded by the coding sequence ATGACTATAGAAAATGATAAGCTAAATCAATCGGAAAAAATATTGCTAGCTGCCTTTAAGTGTCTGTCTTCTAGGGGATACGCTAATGTTTCCATGAGAGATATTGCCGATGAAGCAGGTGTTGTCCTAAGTCAGTTAACTTATTATTTTAAAAATAAAGAAGGTTTGTTTAAAGAAGTAGTAAAGATGATGACTAACAAATATCTTCAAGAAATCGAAGAATCTTTAAAAAGGGAAAAAACTCCTAAAGGAAGGATTTTATCTTTGACTAAATATTTTAAAAAACTACTAAATCACAATCCAGAGCTTTTTAAATTATTGTATGATTTTACAGGATTAGCCCTTTGGTCACCGGCATTTAGTAAATTGTTAAGGGAGTTGTTTAAAGAACTATCTAATATGATAGAAAAATATATTATCAATAATCTGCAAATAAAGGAAATTAAAGGGTATTCACCTAAAGCTTTATCAAAATTAATTTTAGGTGCTGTGTTGGGAACGGCTATTCAGGAGATATTGGATAATGGAGATAATCCAGGGGAAACATTAAATGCCGTTGGAATATTATTTGAATAA
- a CDS encoding aminopeptidase, with translation MADIRLRKLANLLVEYSTGVKKGEKVYISAEAVAIPFIAEVARAAIKKGAYVEYNVNIPEIAETLLKEGSEEQLLKPSDSFKLVVDNADVFITAWGTENTRVNSNIDPKKIQTKVRGNSELRKIFSEKMGKGEIRWCGTQFPTHADAQEANMSLREYEDFVYGAGLLDAEDPIAQWKEISAQQQRWVEYLNGKKELHILAPNTDIKVKIGGRKWINCDGRVNFPDGEIFTSPVEDGIDGYITFSFPGIYAGKEIENIYLEVEKGKVVKATASKGEDLLHALLDTDQGSRYFGEVAIGTNYGIQKFTKNMLFDEKIGGTIHMAIGDSMPEAGGQNRSAIHWDMLCDMRSGGKIYADGELFYENGKFLEEVLKK, from the coding sequence ATGGCTGATATTAGATTGCGAAAATTAGCCAATTTGTTAGTGGAATATTCCACTGGAGTAAAAAAAGGAGAAAAAGTTTATATTTCTGCTGAAGCGGTGGCAATCCCTTTTATAGCAGAAGTGGCTAGGGCTGCTATAAAAAAAGGGGCTTATGTGGAATATAACGTTAATATTCCTGAGATAGCAGAAACTTTGCTAAAAGAAGGTAGTGAAGAACAGTTATTAAAACCTAGTGATTCCTTTAAATTAGTGGTGGATAACGCCGATGTATTTATAACCGCTTGGGGAACGGAAAATACCAGGGTAAACTCAAACATCGATCCTAAAAAAATTCAAACAAAGGTCAGGGGAAACAGTGAATTAAGAAAGATTTTTTCTGAAAAAATGGGTAAGGGAGAAATCCGTTGGTGTGGTACCCAGTTTCCTACCCATGCCGATGCCCAAGAGGCTAACATGTCATTAAGGGAATATGAAGATTTTGTTTACGGTGCCGGTCTTTTAGATGCAGAAGATCCTATAGCCCAATGGAAAGAAATCAGTGCCCAGCAGCAAAGGTGGGTAGAGTATTTAAACGGCAAAAAGGAACTTCACATTTTAGCCCCAAATACTGATATTAAAGTAAAGATTGGGGGTAGAAAGTGGATTAACTGTGATGGTAGAGTGAATTTTCCCGATGGGGAAATCTTTACATCCCCGGTGGAAGACGGTATAGATGGTTATATTACCTTTTCTTTTCCAGGAATTTATGCTGGAAAAGAAATTGAGAATATTTACTTAGAAGTGGAAAAGGGTAAAGTGGTAAAAGCTACAGCTTCTAAAGGTGAAGATCTCCTCCACGCCCTACTAGATACTGACCAAGGTTCGAGGTATTTCGGGGAAGTGGCAATAGGAACTAATTATGGTATTCAAAAGTTTACAAAAAATATGTTATTCGATGAAAAAATAGGTGGAACTATCCATATGGCTATCGGTGATTCCATGCCGGAAGCGGGAGGACAAAATCGCTCAGCTATCCATTGGGATATGTTATGTGATATGAGAAGTGGCGGTAAAATCTACGCCGATGGAGAACTGTTTTACGAAAACGGCAAATTTTTAGAGGAAGTGCTAAAAAAATAA
- a CDS encoding vWA domain-containing protein → MFFSFSKPYYLLLSIPILAYTWWYFLKNKSDQFLTRAMYMLRTLTFLFLIISLAGPSLVKSIDGQWVVFLADLSYSTVHGEDYTQWIEESSRFMGKNDKMAVLVFGKDTQLVRPFSKLTPINWQVDVEKEFTNIEGALKVAAGLLPGDVNGRIVLISDGYENIGDSLAFGKMLQGNNIPVDVYPLQLKIGNEVAVKGINIPANTYKGQQVLVEVELESTVDTEGELTLFWENKVIYKEGVKISKGRQTLVFPVAIIGAGFQRVKAVFQGKNDTLLENNRSEAITFVDSPPKVLVVEGRKEIGTALYHVFKENGIDVTLIKGEDFPKTLEGLLDYKGIFFVDVPKYLLSESSLNNLKAYVEIIGGGFVAIGGKNSFGMGHYGDSPLEEILPVTMEVESQQQLPGIELVLVIDRSGSMDGEKLNMAKNAGVSALDILGEKDKLALSLSKSCNTIYRRKFQ, encoded by the coding sequence ATGTTTTTTAGTTTTTCCAAACCCTATTATTTACTCTTATCTATACCGATATTGGCCTATACCTGGTGGTATTTTTTAAAAAATAAATCTGACCAATTTTTAACTAGAGCAATGTATATGCTCCGGACTTTGACCTTCCTTTTTTTAATTATATCTTTAGCAGGACCTTCTTTAGTTAAAAGTATCGATGGGCAATGGGTAGTTTTTTTAGCTGATTTATCCTACAGCACAGTCCATGGAGAAGATTATACCCAATGGATAGAAGAAAGTAGTCGGTTTATGGGTAAAAATGATAAGATGGCGGTACTGGTCTTTGGTAAAGATACCCAGTTAGTTCGCCCTTTTTCTAAATTAACCCCCATAAATTGGCAGGTAGATGTTGAAAAAGAATTTACCAATATTGAAGGGGCATTGAAAGTTGCCGCAGGGCTGCTGCCCGGTGATGTCAATGGCAGGATTGTCTTAATAAGTGATGGTTATGAAAATATCGGAGACAGTTTAGCCTTTGGCAAAATGTTGCAAGGCAACAATATTCCTGTAGATGTATATCCTTTACAACTTAAAATAGGAAATGAAGTGGCAGTTAAGGGTATAAATATTCCTGCCAATACCTATAAAGGTCAACAGGTTTTAGTGGAAGTGGAACTGGAAAGTACTGTAGATACCGAAGGGGAGTTGACACTTTTTTGGGAAAATAAGGTGATTTATAAAGAGGGGGTTAAAATATCTAAAGGAAGACAAACTTTAGTTTTTCCTGTAGCCATTATAGGAGCTGGTTTTCAGAGGGTTAAGGCTGTTTTTCAAGGAAAAAATGATACCCTTTTAGAGAATAACAGGAGTGAAGCCATTACCTTTGTGGACTCACCTCCTAAAGTGTTGGTGGTGGAAGGCCGGAAAGAAATAGGGACTGCCCTTTACCATGTTTTTAAAGAAAATGGCATCGATGTTACTTTAATTAAAGGGGAGGATTTCCCTAAAACTTTAGAAGGGTTATTGGATTATAAAGGGATATTTTTTGTAGATGTTCCTAAATACCTTTTATCAGAAAGTAGCCTCAATAATCTCAAAGCCTATGTTGAAATTATCGGTGGAGGTTTTGTGGCCATTGGAGGAAAAAACTCCTTTGGGATGGGGCATTATGGAGACAGTCCCTTAGAGGAAATTTTGCCGGTGACAATGGAAGTAGAAAGTCAGCAGCAACTTCCGGGGATTGAACTTGTTTTAGTTATTGACCGTTCCGGTAGTATGGATGGGGAAAAGCTCAATATGGCAAAAAATGCAGGGGTTTCTGCTTTAGATATCTTAGGAGAAAAAGATAAATTGGCACTAAGCCTTAGTAAAAGCTGTAACACTATTTACCGAAGGAAATTCCAATAA